A single genomic interval of Halobacillus halophilus DSM 2266 harbors:
- a CDS encoding pyruvate oxidase codes for MFDQRTGEVLTQQLIDWGVNHIYGMPGDSINEFIDDIRKREEELSFLQVRHEETGALAAAAYAKLTGKLGVTLSITGPGAIHLLNGLYDAKADQAPVLAIVGHVQSDQVGTGAFQEQNLERMFDDVAVFNKRAASQEQLPDLLDQAVREAYAKKGVSVLIVPDDLFAAKQTDDVRLRASNLFQPEMMPKQNNMIEAKKRIEQAERPVILAGKGAAGAREELMAFAETIKAPVILSLLAKGILPDHHPYCLGHTGQIGTKPAYHAMKETDLLILIGTQFPYRDFLPDHVDAIQIDNKPEHLGKYYPIKLGLAGDAKETMEALTQGITTIEERPFLEKYQEKMKNWHIALQEEKRSEENPLHAPQVMYELENHMESGAVISGDVGNVTVWISRFLPFVDQKFVISGWLATMGSGLPGAIAAQVAYPEKQVIGIVGDGGFSMVMHDFVTAVKYNLPVKIIVLNNSKIGLIKYEQAQMGHPNHATNLGEMNFAKFAESCGGQGYRIESYEELAPKMKQAFVSNQPVIIDVAIEDMAPLPGHIDYQSAVNYSQYIVKNFFENGSLELPDLKKALKRL; via the coding sequence ATGTTCGATCAACGTACAGGCGAAGTATTAACCCAGCAGTTAATTGATTGGGGAGTCAATCATATATATGGAATGCCAGGAGATTCTATTAATGAATTTATTGATGATATAAGGAAAAGAGAAGAGGAACTTTCTTTTTTACAGGTAAGACATGAAGAGACAGGAGCGCTCGCAGCAGCAGCTTACGCGAAGCTTACCGGAAAGTTAGGCGTCACGCTATCCATCACAGGTCCTGGTGCTATTCATTTATTAAACGGTTTGTATGATGCAAAAGCGGACCAGGCACCTGTACTCGCCATTGTAGGGCATGTTCAAAGTGATCAGGTGGGCACCGGAGCGTTTCAGGAACAGAATCTTGAGCGCATGTTTGATGATGTAGCGGTCTTTAATAAACGGGCTGCCTCACAGGAACAGCTGCCGGATCTTCTGGATCAGGCCGTGAGAGAAGCTTACGCTAAAAAAGGTGTATCTGTGCTGATTGTTCCTGATGATCTTTTTGCCGCAAAGCAAACGGACGATGTACGGTTACGTGCAAGCAACCTATTTCAGCCTGAGATGATGCCTAAACAAAACAACATGATAGAAGCGAAGAAACGAATTGAGCAGGCAGAAAGGCCAGTGATTTTAGCAGGTAAAGGAGCAGCTGGTGCAAGAGAAGAGCTAATGGCTTTTGCTGAAACCATTAAAGCCCCTGTAATCTTAAGTCTTCTAGCGAAAGGGATTTTACCAGATCACCACCCTTACTGCCTCGGGCATACAGGACAAATTGGAACGAAACCGGCTTATCATGCCATGAAAGAAACGGATCTTCTTATTCTTATAGGCACTCAATTCCCTTACCGGGATTTCCTGCCCGACCATGTAGATGCCATTCAAATCGATAACAAACCAGAGCATCTTGGGAAGTATTATCCGATTAAATTAGGTTTAGCCGGGGATGCGAAAGAAACGATGGAAGCTTTGACTCAAGGAATCACAACTATAGAAGAGCGTCCATTCCTTGAAAAATACCAGGAAAAAATGAAGAACTGGCATATTGCTCTTCAAGAGGAGAAGCGTTCTGAAGAGAATCCTTTACACGCGCCTCAAGTCATGTATGAACTGGAAAATCATATGGAATCTGGAGCTGTTATCTCAGGAGATGTTGGGAATGTAACGGTCTGGATTTCGCGTTTTCTGCCATTTGTGGACCAGAAGTTTGTTATTTCCGGCTGGCTTGCCACCATGGGCAGTGGTTTACCAGGTGCGATTGCTGCACAGGTTGCCTACCCAGAGAAACAAGTAATCGGTATTGTTGGTGATGGTGGCTTTTCCATGGTGATGCATGATTTTGTGACCGCGGTTAAATATAATCTTCCAGTCAAAATCATCGTTTTAAATAATAGTAAAATTGGTTTAATCAAATATGAACAAGCTCAAATGGGCCATCCTAACCATGCCACCAATTTAGGAGAAATGAACTTTGCAAAATTCGCAGAGTCCTGTGGAGGGCAAGGTTATCGAATTGAAAGCTATGAGGAGCTGGCACCAAAAATGAAGCAGGCTTTTGTATCCAACCAGCCAGTTATTATCGATGTAGCTATTGAAGATATGGCACCACTGCCGGGCCATATCGACTATCAATCAGCCGTTAACTATTCCCAGTATATTGTTAAGAACTTTTTTGAGAATGGATCCCTAGAACTGCCTGATTTGAAAAAAGCTTTAAAACGATTATAA
- a CDS encoding potassium channel family protein, with protein sequence MKKEFAVIGLGRFGGSICRELSREGMEVLALDLDEDKVNEYRDIAAHAVIADSTDENVLRELGLRNIDHVIVAIGDNIQASILTTLMLKELGIKTITVKAQNDYHEKVLAKIGADHVVHPERDMGKRIAHNIISNNILDYIELSDDHSVVEVKAGSKMSGRTLVDLDIRAEYGCNVVAIKRKKDVIVSPMATEEIRENDVLIVIGADKDISRFEKNLVVED encoded by the coding sequence ATGAAAAAAGAATTTGCCGTGATAGGTCTCGGTCGGTTTGGCGGCAGTATCTGCCGTGAGCTTAGCCGTGAAGGCATGGAAGTATTAGCTTTAGACCTTGATGAAGATAAAGTGAACGAATATAGAGATATAGCGGCACATGCTGTCATCGCCGATTCTACTGATGAAAACGTATTGCGGGAACTTGGCCTGCGTAATATTGATCACGTCATCGTAGCAATCGGGGATAACATTCAAGCGAGTATCCTCACCACTTTAATGCTGAAGGAATTGGGCATTAAAACCATTACTGTAAAAGCACAAAATGACTATCATGAAAAAGTACTAGCTAAAATTGGGGCTGATCACGTTGTTCACCCTGAGCGTGATATGGGTAAACGAATTGCACATAATATCATCTCCAACAACATTCTCGACTACATTGAATTATCAGATGACCATAGTGTCGTAGAGGTTAAAGCAGGAAGCAAAATGAGCGGCCGCACTCTGGTGGATCTCGATATCCGTGCTGAGTACGGGTGTAACGTCGTGGCTATTAAAAGGAAGAAAGATGTCATTGTCTCTCCAATGGCCACAGAAGAAATCCGCGAAAATGACGTATTGATTGTCATCGGAGCAGATAAAGACATCAGTCGTTTTGAAAAAAATCTTGTAGTTGAAGATTAA